From the genome of Ornithobacterium rhinotracheale, one region includes:
- a CDS encoding low temperature requirement protein A: MIGRAVDEKHRAATPLELFFDLIFVIAIASAASGLHHYLASHHFWEGAVLYVQMFFYIWWAWMNFTWFASAYDTDDTPFRLTTFLQMFGALVFAVGIKQMFATNPSFTAGIIGYIIMRVAMVIHWLRAARESAVDKKVNYRYAWGVGLAQVGWTLWYLLPMAYDDKSWMIPLLILAEMSVPVIAEGNRLSTTWHPHHIAERYGLLTIIVLGEGLLGTANTIGNLISDEVSWGKVILPLGVSASGLIFALWWIYFDIPWAKILERNRTRRVGFLFGYAHYFVFASLAAVGSALELVADAAQQYYLPSSTHIEHPVSRLFAMVVLSITLGVYLVSISLLKITTTENSSTNRMALWLGLLVSALPAVLVYFRLPMMVSLGITVLGIIAYIQLCNWESCERTIKKR; encoded by the coding sequence ATGATTGGGCGGGCAGTGGACGAGAAACACAGGGCTGCCACGCCGCTGGAACTCTTTTTTGATTTGATATTCGTGATCGCCATCGCTTCGGCAGCGAGCGGACTGCATCATTACTTGGCGTCGCACCACTTTTGGGAAGGGGCGGTGCTGTATGTGCAGATGTTTTTCTACATTTGGTGGGCGTGGATGAACTTCACTTGGTTCGCCTCCGCTTATGATACCGACGATACGCCGTTCCGGCTGACCACCTTCCTCCAAATGTTTGGGGCACTGGTCTTTGCCGTGGGCATTAAGCAGATGTTTGCCACCAATCCCAGCTTTACGGCGGGCATCATTGGCTATATCATTATGCGGGTGGCGATGGTCATTCACTGGCTGCGGGCGGCACGAGAGTCGGCGGTGGATAAGAAAGTAAACTACCGCTATGCGTGGGGTGTGGGCTTGGCACAGGTGGGCTGGACGCTGTGGTACCTCCTGCCAATGGCATATGATGACAAATCTTGGATGATACCGCTACTAATCTTGGCGGAAATGTCCGTGCCTGTCATCGCCGAAGGAAATCGCCTAAGCACCACTTGGCACCCCCACCACATTGCCGAACGCTACGGTCTCCTTACCATCATCGTACTGGGCGAGGGCTTATTAGGCACGGCGAATACCATTGGCAATCTCATCAGCGATGAAGTGAGCTGGGGCAAGGTGATTCTGCCACTTGGCGTGAGCGCATCGGGCTTGATTTTTGCCCTTTGGTGGATTTATTTTGACATTCCTTGGGCGAAGATTTTGGAGCGAAACCGCACCCGTCGCGTAGGCTTCCTCTTTGGGTATGCACATTATTTCGTGTTTGCCTCGTTGGCAGCGGTGGGCAGTGCGTTGGAGCTGGTTGCCGATGCTGCACAGCAATACTATCTGCCCAGTAGCACGCACATAGAGCATCCTGTCTCCCGCCTTTTTGCGATGGTCGTTTTGTCCATCACCTTGGGCGTTTATTTAGTGAGCATCAGCCTGTTGAAAATCACGACGACCGAAAATTCCTCAACCAACCGAATGGCACTTTGGCTCGGACTCTTGGTAAGTGCCTTGCCTGCGGTCTTGGTGTATTTCCGTTTGCCGATGATGGTCTCCTTGGGCATCACCGTACTGGGCATCATCGCCTATATCCAGCTCTGCAACTGGGAAAGTTGCGAACGCACGATTAAGAAACGCTAA
- a CDS encoding IS982 family transposase, which produces MSNLEASYNFILNKLIEISGTENFYFKPVKPKLSDIELISLIILAEFKSIDSEYQLFREIKGWAIESKIERSVYNRRKRKLFPFLEEIRCKMVKKFNDFENYFLVDSMPLEVCKLSRSSRSKICKENSFSMPNKGFCASQNLHFYGYKLHAICSIAGVFQSFDLSPASVHDIHYLKDIKLQISDCVLLGDRGYLSQTVQLDLFNEVKIQLETPKRKNQKDYKPQFYPFRKYRKRIETLFSQLCDQFMIRRNYAKSFEGFKTRILAKITSLTTIQYLNKFVFHSNINNLKINLIR; this is translated from the coding sequence ATGAGCAACCTAGAGGCAAGTTACAATTTTATTTTGAATAAACTAATAGAAATTTCAGGAACTGAAAATTTCTATTTTAAACCAGTGAAACCAAAATTATCTGATATAGAGCTGATAAGCTTAATTATTTTAGCAGAATTTAAATCTATCGACTCTGAGTACCAGCTTTTTAGAGAGATAAAAGGTTGGGCTATTGAATCTAAAATTGAAAGGAGTGTTTACAACAGAAGAAAACGAAAACTCTTCCCTTTTCTTGAAGAAATTAGGTGCAAAATGGTGAAAAAGTTCAATGATTTTGAAAACTATTTCTTGGTGGACAGCATGCCTTTAGAAGTGTGTAAATTATCCCGCTCTTCCAGAAGCAAAATCTGTAAAGAAAATAGCTTTTCAATGCCAAATAAAGGTTTTTGTGCTTCTCAAAATCTACACTTTTATGGTTACAAGCTACATGCGATCTGTTCTATTGCTGGTGTGTTCCAAAGTTTTGACTTATCTCCCGCCTCCGTTCACGACATTCATTATTTGAAAGACATAAAACTTCAAATTTCTGATTGCGTGTTACTTGGAGACAGGGGCTATCTTTCTCAAACGGTTCAGCTTGACTTGTTCAATGAGGTGAAAATCCAGTTAGAAACCCCTAAAAGAAAAAATCAAAAAGATTACAAACCTCAGTTCTATCCATTCAGAAAGTATAGAAAACGTATAGAAACTTTATTCTCGCAGTTGTGTGACCAATTTATGATACGGCGTAATTATGCCAAATCTTTTGAAGGATTCAAAACAAGAATATTGGCAAAAATTACCTCCTTGACTACTATTCAATATCTCAATAAATTTGTCTTTCATAGTAACATTAACAATTTAAAAATTAACCTCATTCGATAA